Proteins co-encoded in one Setaria viridis chromosome 9, Setaria_viridis_v4.0, whole genome shotgun sequence genomic window:
- the LOC117841017 gene encoding uncharacterized protein: MPRGAERAMLGCFQVARRPSLSYEEGSASAPSTSASPPTSSASTSSPAFLDDDDALYLDDAEPEPDAGGLSTAIAARRFFLASPGRSNSIVDSIEHPPASPARDSNSSNVRALRRAATSAFPASAAASASSSSSSSSATAATKAPFRDDGMQPVRKVSLSTDTPRADFLKSMVEMVEALGLDPRRRDADLACLHDLLLCYIALNERDALRDILGAFSDLMSLLDLDGGKQGDAAPTAATAGGGEKRSAGVQDSTASG, encoded by the coding sequence ATGCCGAGGGGCGCGGAGCGCGCAATGCTGGGGTGCTTCCAGGTCGCCCGGCGGCCGTCGCTGTCGTACGAGGAGGGTTCCGCGtcggcgccgtcgacgtcggcctcgccgccgacgtcctCGGCGTCCACATCGTCCCCGGCcttcctcgacgacgacgacgcgctgTACCTGGACGAcgccgagcccgagcccgacgCGGGTGGGCTGtccaccgccatcgccgcccgccgcttctTCCTCGCGTCCCCCGGCCGGTCCAACTCCATCGTCGACTCCATCGAGCACCCGCCCGCCTCCCCCGCCCGGGACAGCAACTCCAGCAACGTCCGCGCTCTGCGCCGCGCGGCCACCTCCGCGTTCCCCGCGTCCGCCGCTGCCtcggcttcctcttcttcctcctcgtcgtcggccaccgccgccaccaaggCGCCCTTCCGCGACGACGGCATGCAGCCGGTGCGGAAGGTCTCGCTGTCCACGGACACGCCCCGCGCCGACTTCCTCAAGTCCATGGTGGAGATGGTGGAGGCGCTGGGGCtggacccgcgccgccgcgacgccgaccTGGCCTGCCTGCACGACCTGCTGCTCTGCTACATCGCGCTCAACGAGCGCGACGCGCTCAGGGACATCCTTGGCGCGTTCTCCGACCTCATGAGCCTCCTCGACCTCGACGGCGGCAAGCAGGGGGATGCCGCCCCGACCGCAGcaaccgccggcggcggggagaagcGCAGCGCTGGCGTGCAGGATAGCACGGCGAGCGGATAG
- the LOC117835604 gene encoding probable serine/threonine-protein kinase PBL16 has protein sequence MGNCMGGSPYVNKVSSNAKPESPPKIQSPSERDRSEDRKLPSNPGEVEALRRGASAAARNPLVAFSFAELRKVASDFHKDALIGGGGFGRVYKGSFAPAGDAPTLAVAVKVHDGDNSFQGHREWLAEVIFLGQLSHPNLVKLVGYCCEGEHRVLVYEYMALGSVESHLFSRTSPPLPWAARMRIALGAARGLAFLHGTEPRPVIYRDFKTSNILLDGGFNAKLSDFGLAKDGPVGEQSHVSTRVMGTYGYAAPEYMMTGHLTASSDVYSYGVVLLELITGRRSLDRSRPPREQALTDWALPALPHKKRVMGIVDPRLMMGGGGEGDDGGAPPARAVQKAAMLAYHCLNRNPKARPLMRDVVASLEPLQQPPEEPDAAIAR, from the exons ATGGGGAACTGCATGGGGGGGAGCCCCTACGTCAACAAGGTCTCCTCCAATGCGAAGCCAG AGTCTCCTCCCAAGATCCAGAGCCCGTCGGAGCGGGACCGGAGCGAGGACCGGAAGCTGCCGTCGAACcccggcgaggtggaggcccTGCGGCgcggggcgtcggcggcggcgcggaaccCGCTGGTGGCCTTCTCCTTCGCCGAGCTCCGGAAGGTTGCCAGCGACTTCCACAAAGACGCGCTcatcggcggcggtggcttcgGCCGCGTGTACAAGGGCTCCTTCGCGCCCGCCGGAGACGCCCCGACCCTCGCGGTCGCCGTCAAGGTGCACGACGGCGACAACAGCTTCCAGGGCCACCGGGAGTGGCTGGCAGAGGTGATCTTCCTGGGCCAGCTCTCCCACCCGAACCTGGTGAAGCTGGTGGGCTACTGCTGCGAGGGCGAGCACCGCGTGCTGGTGTACGAGTACATGGCCCTGGGCAGCGTGGAGTCCCACCTCTTCTCCcgcacgtcgccgccgctgccctggGCGGCGCGGATGCGGATCGCgctgggcgcggcgcgcgggctcgCGTTCCTCCACGGCACCGAGCCCCGCCCCGTGATCTACCGCGACTTCAAGACCtccaacatcctcctcgacggCGGGTTCAACGCCAAGCTCTCCGACTTCGGGCTCGCCAAGGACGGGCCGGTGGGGGAGCAGTCGCACGTGTCGACGAGGGTGATGGGGACCTACGGGTACGCGGCGCCGGAGTACATGATGACGGGCCACCTCACGGCGTCcagcgacgtgtacagctacGGGGTGGTGCTGCTGGAGCTCATCACGGGGAGGCGGTCGCTGGACCGGTCGCGCCCGCCGAGGGAGCAGGCGCTCACCGACTGGGCgctcccggcgctgccgcacAAGAAGCGGGTGATGGGGATCGTGGACCCGAGGCTGATGAtgggtgggggtggggagggcgacgacggcggcgcgccgccggcacGGGCCGTGCAGAAGGCCGCCATGCTCGCGTACCACTGCCTCAACCGCAACCCCAAGGCGCGGCCGCTCATGCGCGATGTCGTGGCGTCGCTGGAGCCGCTGCAGCAGCCGCCCGAGGAGCCCGACGCCGCAATCGCAAGGTGA